The Deltaproteobacteria bacterium DNA segment GCAACGCTGGATCTTGCCGACCTGGGTTATTACGTATACCTGGTAGAGAAAAAGGCGTCTATCGGTGGAGTCATGTCCCAGCTGGACAAGACCTTTCCCACCAATGACTGCTCCTTGTGAATACTGGCACCGAAGTTGGTTGAGGCCGGTCGGTCTCCGAACATAGAGATCCTGACAAATGCCAGATTGGAGGCCCTGGAAGGAGAAGCAGGGAAGTTTACGGCAAGGGTGCATCAGGAGCCCCGTTTCATAGACGAAGACAAGTGTACGGCCTGTGGTACATGTACAATGTATTGCCCCAGGCCGGTTGTTGATCTGTATAATGAAAGACTGGATGTAACCCGTGCCCCTCACATAGACTATGTCCAGGCCATTCCATCCAGCTACTACATAGATCCCAGGGCCTGCCTGAGGATAAACTATGAGACCTGTAATCTCTGTGCCCAGACATGCACGGCCCAGGCAATAGATTTCAGCCAAAAACCCAGGGAACTCAGCCTGGACATCGGAGCAGTGGTCCTGGCACCGGGTTTTGGCAGGACAGACCAGTCCGTTCTGAAAAGGTTCGGCTATGGGCGCTTCCCTGACGTAGTCACCAGCTTGGAGTTCGAACGGCTGACCTGTGCATCCGGGCCGACAGAAGGTCATATAGTCCGTCTCTCTGACGAGAGGCCTCCTAAAAAAATTGCATTTCTTCAGTGCGTAGGCTCCAGGGATGAGACATGCGGAAACGGCTATTGTTCCTCTGTCTGCTGCATGTATGCCATAAAAGAGGCCTCTGTTGCAAAGGAACACAATCCGGATCTTGACATCGCCCTGTTCTTCATGGATGTCCGGACCCATGGTAAAGGCTTTGATGCCGCAAGAGAGCAAGCTGAGGAAAAGTACGGACTCAGGGTCATAAGGGCACGGATTCCCAGGGTAGACCGGGTAGACGGACAGCTTGCCCTTACCTGGACGACAGATGACGGAGAGTCTTGTTCAGAACTATTTGACATGGTGGTCCTCTCAGAAGGACTCAATGCCCCGGAGGACGCAAAGGCGATCGCTGAGATTACCGGCATAGAGCTCAATCGCTACGAATTCTGTAAGACATCCGTGGATTCACCCCTTGTTACAAGCCATGACGGGGTCTATGTGGCAGGGGCCTTTCAGGGACCTAAGGACGTCCCCGATAGTGTCACCCAGGCCTCCGGTGCGGCGGCCATGGCTTCGGAGCTCTTGTCGGAAGCCCGGAATACCCGCACTATTACCATAACATATCCGGAAGAGGACAAGGCCCTTGAATCCGGGGCTCCCCGGATAGGTGTGTTTATCTGTCACTGCGGGTCCAATATTGCTGGTGTTGTGGATGTCAAGGCGGTCAGAGACTATGCAGGCACACTGCCAGGCGTGGTATTTTGCGAAAACACACTCTACTCCTGTTCTCAGGATGCCCTGAAAGGCCTGGCTGATAAAATAAAAGAAAACCGGCTCAACCGTGTCGTCATCGCCGCCTGCTCCCCCCGCACCCACGAGCCCCTTTTCCAGGAGACCTTGAAGTCAATTGGTCTAAACCCGGCGCTCATCGAGATGGCCAACATCAGGAATCAGTGTTCATGGGTCCATTCCCGGGAACCGAAGGCCGCGACCGAAAAGGCCAAGGACCTTGTCCGGATGGCGGTGGCCAAGGCAGGGCTCCTGGAACCTCTGGAACAGACAACTGT contains these protein-coding regions:
- a CDS encoding pyridine nucleotide-disulfide oxidoreductase — its product is MPEGKTKKSGAIMVLGGGIAGVQATLDLADLGYYVYLVEKKASIGGVMSQLDKTFPTNDCSLUILAPKLVEAGRSPNIEILTNARLEALEGEAGKFTARVHQEPRFIDEDKCTACGTCTMYCPRPVVDLYNERLDVTRAPHIDYVQAIPSSYYIDPRACLRINYETCNLCAQTCTAQAIDFSQKPRELSLDIGAVVLAPGFGRTDQSVLKRFGYGRFPDVVTSLEFERLTCASGPTEGHIVRLSDERPPKKIAFLQCVGSRDETCGNGYCSSVCCMYAIKEASVAKEHNPDLDIALFFMDVRTHGKGFDAAREQAEEKYGLRVIRARIPRVDRVDGQLALTWTTDDGESCSELFDMVVLSEGLNAPEDAKAIAEITGIELNRYEFCKTSVDSPLVTSHDGVYVAGAFQGPKDVPDSVTQASGAAAMASELLSEARNTRTITITYPEEDKALESGAPRIGVFICHCGSNIAGVVDVKAVRDYAGTLPGVVFCENTLYSCSQDALKGLADKIKENRLNRVVIAACSPRTHEPLFQETLKSIGLNPALIEMANIRNQCSWVHSREPKAATEKAKDLVRMAVAKAGLLEPLEQTTVDVSPSALVIGGGAAGMTAAISIADQGFECVLVERSDQLGGNLRRLVWTMDGEKASNVLDNLIKRVNGHPRIQVMLQAQVEAVSGYVGNFTSSIVQGGQSVVVDHGVIVIATGGREYSPKSHRYGRNSRVITQLELEESLAKGKGILKNVKNVVMIQCVGSRGEDMSHCSRLCCTQAIKNALKLKEIKPELRIYCLYRDMRTYGFSEDLFREARKKGVIFIRYEPDRRPQVIEQDRKIKVRVFDHLLKDDIDISACLVVLSVGIAPGDNEDLARVIKAPLTPEGFFLEAHVKLRPVELPLEGIYFCGLAHGPKPLNESIAQAKAAAAKAAIPLAKGKAAVAPIVSRVDKDICIGCGICESLCPFNAIRLFKVNKRRKAETITASCKGCGICASHCPALAISMGGFTDEAIMAQIHAFAEDKCV